The proteins below come from a single Agrococcus beijingensis genomic window:
- a CDS encoding ABC transporter permease has product MTAVHASPNTRGRTGFWAATGIVAQREILVRLRSKSFVISTAIMLALILAAVIFSSVGPALFDEDTRVATVGSLAATLEAMDGLAVDTLSGADAVRQAVLDGTADAGVVPGDGPSGLLVLADREAPSSLIQMLSVAPALELLDPNAPDPMLTYFIGIAFGIVFFSSAITFGQTIAQSVVEEKQSRIVEIMLATVPARAILAGKVIGNSVLAFGQIILIAAVVLLGGAITGSQLLLDGLGMPIVWFVVLFTVGFVMLAALYAAAAALVSRAEDLGTATSPLMMLIMLPYILVIFFNNNPVALQVMSYVPFSAPVAVPMRVYLQTMEWWEPFLSLGILAAFTVLVIVFAAKVYERSLLKTGAMVKWRDALKA; this is encoded by the coding sequence ATGACTGCCGTGCACGCATCCCCCAACACCCGCGGCCGCACCGGCTTCTGGGCGGCGACCGGCATCGTCGCGCAGCGCGAGATCCTCGTGCGGCTGCGCTCGAAGTCGTTCGTCATCTCGACCGCGATCATGCTCGCGCTCATCCTGGCGGCGGTGATCTTCTCGTCGGTCGGCCCGGCGCTCTTCGACGAGGACACCCGCGTCGCCACCGTCGGCTCGCTCGCCGCGACCCTCGAGGCGATGGACGGCCTCGCCGTCGACACCCTGTCGGGGGCGGATGCGGTGCGTCAAGCAGTGCTGGACGGCACGGCCGACGCCGGGGTCGTGCCGGGCGATGGGCCCAGCGGCCTGCTGGTGCTGGCCGACCGCGAGGCGCCCTCGTCGCTGATCCAGATGCTGAGCGTCGCGCCGGCGCTCGAGCTGCTCGACCCGAACGCGCCCGACCCGATGCTCACCTACTTCATCGGCATCGCCTTCGGCATCGTCTTCTTCTCGTCGGCGATCACCTTCGGCCAGACCATCGCGCAGTCGGTGGTGGAGGAGAAGCAGTCGCGCATCGTCGAGATCATGCTGGCGACCGTGCCGGCGCGGGCGATCCTGGCCGGCAAGGTGATCGGCAACTCGGTGCTCGCCTTCGGGCAGATCATCCTGATCGCGGCGGTGGTGCTGCTGGGCGGCGCCATCACGGGCTCGCAGCTGCTGCTCGACGGGCTCGGCATGCCGATCGTCTGGTTCGTGGTGCTCTTCACGGTGGGCTTCGTGATGCTCGCGGCGCTCTACGCCGCGGCCGCCGCGCTGGTCTCGCGCGCCGAGGATCTCGGCACCGCCACCAGCCCGCTGATGATGCTGATCATGCTCCCGTACATCCTGGTGATCTTCTTCAACAACAACCCGGTGGCGCTGCAGGTCATGTCGTACGTGCCGTTCTCGGCGCCGGTCGCCGTGCCGATGCGGGTCTACCTGCAGACGATGGAATGGTGGGAGCCGTTCCTGTCGCTGGGCATCCTCGCCGCCTTCACGGTGCTGGTGATCGTGTTCGCCGCGAAGGTCTACGAGCGCTCGCTGCTGAAGACCGGCGCGATGGTGAAGTGGCGCGACGCCCTGAAGGCGTAG
- a CDS encoding GntR family transcriptional regulator, with protein sequence MLDDSKPLFVSVAEQIEDGILDGSYQEDGPVPSTNELAAFLRINPATAGKGLGLLVDAGVLIKRRGIGMFVAPGAASALRERRKSAFEDQFIAPLLREAAQLGISPAELADMITKEVAR encoded by the coding sequence ATGCTCGACGACAGCAAGCCGCTCTTCGTCTCGGTGGCCGAGCAGATCGAGGACGGGATCCTCGACGGCAGCTACCAGGAAGACGGCCCCGTCCCCTCGACGAACGAGCTGGCCGCCTTCCTCCGCATCAATCCCGCCACCGCCGGCAAGGGCCTCGGCCTCCTCGTCGACGCGGGCGTGCTCATCAAGAGGAGAGGGATCGGCATGTTCGTCGCCCCCGGCGCCGCCTCGGCGCTCCGCGAGCGCCGCAAGAGCGCGTTCGAGGATCAGTTCATCGCACCCCTGCTCCGCGAGGCTGCACAGCTCGGCATCTCGCCGGCAGAGCTCGCAGACATGATCACGAAGGAAGTCGCACGATGA